Proteins co-encoded in one Megalops cyprinoides isolate fMegCyp1 chromosome 1, fMegCyp1.pri, whole genome shotgun sequence genomic window:
- the LOC118789369 gene encoding GTP-binding protein 1-like isoform X1, with the protein MATTEPSLSPGPVPTAESLVPACMFAPDRGCGEDASGTEDCEDGETFNGEAADHLDFTSKFALVSPSGEQYDSLLRQLRERMEEGCGETIYVVGVGSDGGDYGLNESDMEASVATVRSLSEQLGADLILLRERNETGGRVRDYLIRRRVGETDFLEVRVAVVGNVDAGKSTLLGVLTHGELDNGRGFARQKLFRHKHEMESGRTSSVGNDILGFDQEGQVVNKPDSHGGSLDWTKICEKSSKVITFIDLAGHEKYLKTTVFGMTGHLPDFCMLMVGSNAGIVGMTKEHLGLALALNVPVFVVVTKIDMCPANILQETLKLLQRLLKSPGCRKIPVLVQNKDDVIVTASNFSSERMCPIFQISNVTGENMDLLKMFLNLLSSRTSYSDEEPAEFQIDDTYSVPGVGTVVSGTTLRGLIRLNDILLLGPDPLGNFVPIAVKSIHRKRMPVKEVRGGQTASFALKKIKRSTIRKGMVMVSPKLSPQASWEFEAEILVLHHPTTISPRYQAMVHCGSIRQTATILTMNRDCLRTGDKATVHFRFIKTPEYLHTEQRLVFREGRTKAVGTITKLLQSTNNLPSNAKPPQMKMQSTKKTPPRREEGSAPANEEAAPVGRPASPHTAQLQTVGEEDAQSKDGNKENKPKSGGGGRRRGGQRHKGKSLSSSTATPAGGVGGC; encoded by the exons TTTGCACTGGTGAGCCCCAGCGGGGAGCAGTATGACTCGTTACTACGGCAGCTCAGGGAGCGCATGGAGGAGGGCTGTGGCGAGACCATCTACGTGGTGGGAGTGGGCTCAG ATGGGGGTGACTACGGGCTGAATGAGAGTGACATGGAGGCGTCGGTCGCCACGGTGAGATCTCTAAGCGAGCAGCTGGGGGCCGACCTCATCCTGCTGCGAGAGCGGAACGAGACAGGGGGGCGTGTTCGCGACTACCTCATCCGCCGCCGGGTGGGCGAGACCGACTTCCTGGAGGTCAG GGTGGCGGTGGTGGGGAACGTGGACGCGGGTAAGAGCACCCTGCTGGGCGTTCTGACCCACGGCGAGCTGGACAACGGCCGCGGCTTCGCCCGGCAGAAGCTGTTCCGCCACAAGCACGAGATGGAGAGCGGCCGGACCAGCAGCGTGGGCAACGACATCCTGGGCTTCGACCAGGAGGGCCAGGTGGTCAACAAGCCCGACAGCCACGGCGGCAGCCTGGACTGGACCAAGATCTGCGAGAAGTCCTCCAAGGTCATCACCTTCATCGACCTGGCGGGACACGAGAAGTACCTGAAGACCACGGTGTTCGGCATGACGGGCCACCTACCGGACTTCTGCATGCTCATg GTGGGCAGTAACGCTGGCATTGTTGGCATGACGAAAGAGCATCTAGGCCTGGCACTGGCCCTTAATGTGCCTGTCTTTGTGGTCGTTACCAAGATAGACATGTGTCCGGCCAACATCTTACAAG AGACCCTGAAGCTATTACAGAGGTTACTCAAGTCCCCAGGGTGCCGGAAGATTCCTGTTCTGGTGCAGAACAAAGATGATGTCATCGTCACCGCCTCCAACTTCAGCTCAGAGAG GATGTGTCCCATCTTCCAAATCTCCAACGTGACGGGGGAGAACATGGACCTGCTGAAGATGTTCCTTAACCTGCTCTCCTCCAGAACGTCCTACAGCGACGAGGAGCCCGCTGAGTTCCAGATCGACGACACCTACTCCGTACCG GGAGTGGGCACAGTGGTATCAGGGACTACGTTACGCGGATTGATACGACTGAACGATATCCTGTTGCTCGGCCCTGACCCCCTCGGCAACTTCGTCCCCATCGCTGTCAAATCCATCCACCGTAAGAGGATGCCGGTaaaggaggtgagggggggtcAGACAGCCTCCTTCGCCCTCAAAAAG ATCAAGCGTTCCACCATCAGGAAAGGCATGGTGATGGTGTCTCCCAAGCTCAGCCCGCAGGCATCATGGGAGTTTGAGGCTGAGATCCTGGTGCTGCACCACCCCACCACCATCTCGCCAAGATACCAGGCCATGG TGCACTGCGGCAGCATCAGGCAAACGGCCACCATCCTGACCATGAACAGGGACTGTCTCCGCACGGGGGACAAGGCCACCGTGCACTTCCGCTTCATCAAGACCCCCGAGTACCTGCACACGGAGCAGAGGCTGGTGTTCAGGGAGGGCCGGACCAAGGCCGTGGGCACCATCACCAAG CTTTTGCAGTCAACCAATAACCTGCCCTCCAATGCCAAGCCCCCACAAATGAAGATGCAGTCCACCAAGAAAACCCCGCCTCGACGGGAGGAGGGGTCTGCGCCAGCCAATGAGGAAGCAGCACCCGTGGGGCGACCAGCCagtccacacacagcacagctacaa ACAGTGGGGGAGGAAGACGCGCAGAGTAAAGATGGAAATAAAGAgaacaag CCAAAGTCTGGAGGAGGGGGCAGAAGACGAGGGGGCCAGCGTCACAAAGGCAAATCTCTGAGCAGCTCgacagcaacccctgctggCGGAGTAGGGGGCTGTTAA
- the LOC118789369 gene encoding GTP-binding protein 1-like isoform X2 — MATTEPSLSPGPVPTAESLVPACMFAPDRGCGEDASGTEDCEDGETFNGEAADHLDFTSKFALVSPSGEQYDSLLRQLRERMEEGCGETIYVVGVGSDGGDYGLNESDMEASVATVRSLSEQLGADLILLRERNETGGRVRDYLIRRRVGETDFLEVRVAVVGNVDAGKSTLLGVLTHGELDNGRGFARQKLFRHKHEMESGRTSSVGNDILGFDQEGQVVNKPDSHGGSLDWTKICEKSSKVITFIDLAGHEKYLKTTVFGMTGHLPDFCMLMVGSNAGIVGMTKEHLGLALALNVPVFVVVTKIDMCPANILQETLKLLQRLLKSPGCRKIPVLVQNKDDVIVTASNFSSERMCPIFQISNVTGENMDLLKMFLNLLSSRTSYSDEEPAEFQIDDTYSVPGVGTVVSGTTLRGLIRLNDILLLGPDPLGNFVPIAVKSIHRKRMPVKEVRGGQTASFALKKIKRSTIRKGMVMVSPKLSPQASWEFEAEILVLHHPTTISPRYQAMVHCGSIRQTATILTMNRDCLRTGDKATVHFRFIKTPEYLHTEQRLVFREGRTKAVGTITKLLQSTNNLPSNAKPPQMKMQSTKKTPPRREEGSAPANEEAAPVGRPASPHTAQLQPKSGGGGRRRGGQRHKGKSLSSSTATPAGGVGGC; from the exons TTTGCACTGGTGAGCCCCAGCGGGGAGCAGTATGACTCGTTACTACGGCAGCTCAGGGAGCGCATGGAGGAGGGCTGTGGCGAGACCATCTACGTGGTGGGAGTGGGCTCAG ATGGGGGTGACTACGGGCTGAATGAGAGTGACATGGAGGCGTCGGTCGCCACGGTGAGATCTCTAAGCGAGCAGCTGGGGGCCGACCTCATCCTGCTGCGAGAGCGGAACGAGACAGGGGGGCGTGTTCGCGACTACCTCATCCGCCGCCGGGTGGGCGAGACCGACTTCCTGGAGGTCAG GGTGGCGGTGGTGGGGAACGTGGACGCGGGTAAGAGCACCCTGCTGGGCGTTCTGACCCACGGCGAGCTGGACAACGGCCGCGGCTTCGCCCGGCAGAAGCTGTTCCGCCACAAGCACGAGATGGAGAGCGGCCGGACCAGCAGCGTGGGCAACGACATCCTGGGCTTCGACCAGGAGGGCCAGGTGGTCAACAAGCCCGACAGCCACGGCGGCAGCCTGGACTGGACCAAGATCTGCGAGAAGTCCTCCAAGGTCATCACCTTCATCGACCTGGCGGGACACGAGAAGTACCTGAAGACCACGGTGTTCGGCATGACGGGCCACCTACCGGACTTCTGCATGCTCATg GTGGGCAGTAACGCTGGCATTGTTGGCATGACGAAAGAGCATCTAGGCCTGGCACTGGCCCTTAATGTGCCTGTCTTTGTGGTCGTTACCAAGATAGACATGTGTCCGGCCAACATCTTACAAG AGACCCTGAAGCTATTACAGAGGTTACTCAAGTCCCCAGGGTGCCGGAAGATTCCTGTTCTGGTGCAGAACAAAGATGATGTCATCGTCACCGCCTCCAACTTCAGCTCAGAGAG GATGTGTCCCATCTTCCAAATCTCCAACGTGACGGGGGAGAACATGGACCTGCTGAAGATGTTCCTTAACCTGCTCTCCTCCAGAACGTCCTACAGCGACGAGGAGCCCGCTGAGTTCCAGATCGACGACACCTACTCCGTACCG GGAGTGGGCACAGTGGTATCAGGGACTACGTTACGCGGATTGATACGACTGAACGATATCCTGTTGCTCGGCCCTGACCCCCTCGGCAACTTCGTCCCCATCGCTGTCAAATCCATCCACCGTAAGAGGATGCCGGTaaaggaggtgagggggggtcAGACAGCCTCCTTCGCCCTCAAAAAG ATCAAGCGTTCCACCATCAGGAAAGGCATGGTGATGGTGTCTCCCAAGCTCAGCCCGCAGGCATCATGGGAGTTTGAGGCTGAGATCCTGGTGCTGCACCACCCCACCACCATCTCGCCAAGATACCAGGCCATGG TGCACTGCGGCAGCATCAGGCAAACGGCCACCATCCTGACCATGAACAGGGACTGTCTCCGCACGGGGGACAAGGCCACCGTGCACTTCCGCTTCATCAAGACCCCCGAGTACCTGCACACGGAGCAGAGGCTGGTGTTCAGGGAGGGCCGGACCAAGGCCGTGGGCACCATCACCAAG CTTTTGCAGTCAACCAATAACCTGCCCTCCAATGCCAAGCCCCCACAAATGAAGATGCAGTCCACCAAGAAAACCCCGCCTCGACGGGAGGAGGGGTCTGCGCCAGCCAATGAGGAAGCAGCACCCGTGGGGCGACCAGCCagtccacacacagcacagctacaa CCAAAGTCTGGAGGAGGGGGCAGAAGACGAGGGGGCCAGCGTCACAAAGGCAAATCTCTGAGCAGCTCgacagcaacccctgctggCGGAGTAGGGGGCTGTTAA